From the Exiguobacterium aurantiacum genome, one window contains:
- a CDS encoding sugar ABC transporter ATP-binding protein, giving the protein MHIQLKDIHKSFGPVSVLKGVDFELLPGEIHALMGENGAGKSTLMKVMTGLHPLDEGEVVIDGAVRQFKHPKEAERAGIAFIHQELNILPELTVMENLFLGRELTGPFGVIKQQEMKRRAREYLAELNVFMEVDQLAKHLSVGQQQMIEIAKALMTDAKVIVMDEPTAALTDREIRALFSVSRALRDQGVSIIYISHRMEEIFELCDRITVLRDGVSIGTHRINETSFEEIVKEMVGREIGERYPERNATIGDVVLEVDGLIGNRFHNVSFDVRAGEIVGFSGLMGAGRTEVMRALFGADRAKAGVVKLNGTEIRIKQPADAIRHGIAFLTEDRKGEGLLLDFTLRENLSLPTLDKRAKGTIISRQTEEQFADGYLKKLRVKHHSMEQKVKSLSGGNQQKIVLGKWLGAEPDVLILDEPTRGVDVGAKKEIYTIMSELAEAGVAIIMVSSDLPEVLGMSDRIVVMREGVVTGTLAKDEATQEKVMTYATGGQ; this is encoded by the coding sequence ATGCACATCCAATTGAAAGACATCCATAAGTCGTTCGGTCCGGTCAGTGTATTGAAAGGTGTCGACTTCGAACTGTTGCCCGGTGAAATCCATGCCTTGATGGGCGAAAACGGGGCCGGTAAATCGACGCTCATGAAAGTGATGACCGGGCTTCATCCGCTCGACGAAGGGGAAGTCGTCATCGATGGTGCCGTTCGACAGTTCAAACATCCGAAAGAAGCCGAACGAGCGGGGATTGCCTTTATCCATCAAGAGTTGAACATCCTACCGGAACTGACGGTCATGGAAAACTTATTCCTCGGACGGGAGTTGACCGGTCCGTTCGGTGTCATCAAACAGCAAGAGATGAAACGACGGGCACGAGAGTACTTAGCGGAACTGAACGTGTTCATGGAAGTCGATCAACTCGCCAAACATTTATCTGTCGGACAACAACAGATGATTGAGATCGCCAAAGCGCTCATGACGGATGCGAAAGTCATCGTCATGGACGAACCGACCGCTGCGCTCACCGACCGCGAGATTCGCGCGCTGTTCTCGGTATCGCGGGCGCTCCGGGACCAAGGCGTGTCGATCATCTATATCTCGCACCGGATGGAAGAGATTTTTGAACTATGTGACCGCATCACCGTCCTTCGCGACGGCGTATCGATCGGGACACATCGCATCAATGAGACATCGTTTGAAGAAATCGTCAAAGAGATGGTCGGGCGAGAGATCGGGGAACGCTATCCGGAGCGGAACGCGACCATCGGCGACGTCGTGCTCGAAGTTGATGGATTGATAGGTAACCGGTTCCACAACGTCTCGTTCGATGTTCGAGCCGGTGAAATCGTCGGATTCTCGGGACTCATGGGAGCCGGACGCACCGAAGTGATGCGTGCCTTGTTCGGAGCTGACCGGGCCAAAGCGGGCGTCGTCAAATTGAACGGAACCGAAATTCGGATCAAGCAACCGGCTGACGCCATCCGACACGGCATCGCCTTTTTGACGGAAGACCGGAAAGGCGAAGGGTTGTTGCTCGACTTCACGTTACGTGAGAACTTATCGCTGCCGACGCTCGATAAACGAGCGAAAGGGACGATCATCTCACGGCAAACGGAAGAACAGTTCGCGGACGGCTATTTGAAAAAGCTACGCGTCAAACATCATTCGATGGAGCAGAAAGTGAAGTCGCTCTCGGGCGGGAACCAACAAAAAATTGTCCTCGGCAAATGGCTCGGCGCCGAGCCGGACGTCTTGATTCTCGATGAACCGACGCGTGGTGTCGACGTCGGGGCGAAAAAAGAGATTTACACGATTATGAGTGAGCTCGCCGAGGCGGGCGTCGCCATCATTATGGTGTCGTCGGATTTACCCGAGGTACTCGGGATGAGCGATCGGATTGTCGTCATGCGAGAAGGTGTCGTCACGGGGACGTTGGCCAAAGACGAGGCGACACAAGAAAAAGTCATGACTTATGCGACAGGAGGACAATGA
- a CDS encoding ABC transporter permease subunit, which yields MELKAATALGRPQKLGWGQKLGPLFGLLAIIVVVTALEPGFLSLNNIFNVLRQVSINALIAFGMTFVILTGGIDLSVGSILALSSAFVAGMMVDGQHAVMAIALGLIAGAVLGAFNGAVITYGKVAPFIATLATMTIYRGLTLVYTDGRPITGLGDSTWFELLGRGYFWIIPVPAVTMLIAFGVLYFILKKTTFGRHTYAIGGNEEAAKLMGIGVNKVKVLIYSLSGTLAALAGIILTSRLNSAQPTAGTSYELDAIAAVVLGGTSLAGGRGWIVGTLIGALIIGTLNNGLNLLGVSSFFQLVVKGAVILFAVLLDRKQNA from the coding sequence ATGGAATTGAAAGCAGCGACTGCATTAGGTCGGCCGCAAAAACTCGGTTGGGGACAAAAGCTCGGACCGTTGTTCGGATTGCTCGCCATCATCGTTGTGGTGACAGCGCTCGAACCAGGTTTTCTCTCATTGAACAACATCTTTAACGTTCTACGCCAAGTCTCCATAAATGCCTTGATTGCGTTCGGGATGACGTTCGTCATTTTGACAGGCGGCATCGACTTATCGGTCGGTTCGATTCTCGCTTTGTCGTCGGCGTTCGTCGCCGGCATGATGGTCGACGGGCAACACGCGGTCATGGCAATCGCGCTCGGATTGATCGCCGGGGCTGTGCTCGGGGCGTTCAATGGCGCCGTCATCACGTATGGAAAAGTCGCCCCGTTCATCGCGACGCTGGCGACGATGACGATTTATCGGGGGTTGACGCTCGTCTATACGGACGGGCGTCCCATCACCGGGTTAGGTGATTCGACGTGGTTCGAACTGCTCGGACGCGGTTACTTCTGGATCATCCCGGTGCCAGCCGTGACGATGTTGATCGCCTTCGGTGTGTTGTATTTCATCTTGAAAAAGACGACGTTCGGTCGTCACACGTACGCGATTGGCGGTAACGAGGAAGCTGCCAAACTGATGGGCATCGGGGTCAACAAAGTGAAAGTCTTGATTTACTCGTTGTCGGGTACGCTCGCGGCACTCGCCGGTATCATTTTGACATCACGTCTCAATTCGGCCCAACCGACGGCCGGGACGTCCTATGAACTCGACGCCATCGCAGCGGTCGTTCTCGGGGGAACGAGTCTTGCGGGTGGACGAGGCTGGATTGTCGGGACGCTCATCGGGGCGCTCATTATCGGAACGTTGAACAACGGCTTGAACCTTCTTGGCGTCTCATCATTTTTCCAACTCGTCGTCAAAGGGGCCGTCATTTTATTCGCAGTATTGCTCGATCGAAAACAAAACGCGTAA
- the rbsB gene encoding ribose ABC transporter substrate-binding protein RbsB, which translates to MKKWTAWLLVLTMVVMAACSTEQPGTSSEQETKDGDFKIGLSISTLNNPFFVALKDGAEEQATELDATLTVADAQNDAAKQVSDVEDMIQKGMDLILINPTDSEAVGAAVQSANDAGIPVITVDRNAESGDVVAHVASDNVAGGKLAGEYMVELVGEGGKVVELEGIPGASATRDRGQGFNEAIDEKLDVVAKQSANFDRAQGLTVMENILQDNKDIVAVFAHNDEMALGAVQALNSAGLNDVKVIGFDATDDAVKAVEDGTMAATVAQKPTEIGKLGVQAAVDHLKGETVEENIPVDLELIK; encoded by the coding sequence ATGAAAAAATGGACAGCTTGGCTACTCGTATTGACAATGGTCGTCATGGCAGCTTGTTCGACGGAACAACCGGGGACAAGTTCGGAGCAAGAGACGAAAGACGGGGACTTCAAAATCGGGCTCTCAATTTCCACATTAAACAACCCGTTCTTCGTCGCCTTGAAAGACGGGGCGGAAGAGCAAGCAACTGAACTCGATGCGACACTTACAGTCGCCGATGCACAAAACGATGCAGCCAAACAAGTGAGCGACGTCGAAGACATGATTCAAAAAGGCATGGACTTGATTCTCATTAACCCGACCGATTCGGAAGCTGTCGGTGCAGCCGTTCAAAGTGCGAACGATGCCGGCATCCCGGTCATCACGGTCGACCGCAACGCTGAGTCGGGCGACGTCGTCGCGCACGTCGCGTCAGATAACGTCGCCGGCGGAAAGCTCGCGGGTGAATACATGGTCGAACTCGTCGGGGAAGGCGGGAAGGTCGTCGAACTCGAAGGAATTCCAGGCGCATCAGCGACACGTGACCGTGGTCAAGGATTCAACGAAGCGATTGACGAAAAACTTGACGTCGTCGCCAAACAGTCAGCTAACTTTGACCGGGCCCAAGGGTTGACGGTCATGGAGAACATCTTGCAAGACAATAAAGATATCGTCGCCGTGTTCGCTCATAACGATGAGATGGCGCTCGGTGCCGTTCAAGCGTTGAACAGTGCCGGCTTGAATGATGTCAAAGTCATCGGGTTCGATGCGACGGATGATGCGGTCAAAGCCGTTGAAGACGGAACAATGGCGGCCACGGTCGCGCAGAAACCGACGGAGATTGGGAAGCTCGGTGTTCAAGCCGCGGTGGACCATTTGAAAGGGGAGACAGTGGAAGAAAACATCCCAGTCGACCTCGAGTTGATCAAATAA
- a CDS encoding 6-phospho-beta-glucosidase, with translation MTTGIKLVTIGGGSSYTPELMEGFIKRYEELPIREIWLVDIEAGKEKLDIVGQMAQRMWDASPYDVKVHLTLDRQEALQDANFVTTQFRVGLLDARIKDERIPLSYGMVGQETNGAGGILKAFRTIPVILDIVEDMKQLCPDAWLVNFTNPSGMVTDAVIRYGKWDKVIGLCNVPVNAMMAEPELIGKKPEELIYSFAGLNHFHWHRVHDVSGHDVTRDIIDKMYDGDSGIPANIHDMPFFQEQLQQMNMIPCGYHRYYYRAEEMLAHMLEEYRDPAVGTRAEQVKQTEAELFELYKDPNLDHKPEQLSKRGGAHYSDAACETIASIYANKNTHIVVSTKNNGAVPDLAPDDVVEVSAYIGATGAKPIAFGALAPAEKGWLQVMKNMELCVEEAAVTGDYGLALQAFIINPLIPSGETAKRVLDELLITHKAYLPQFADKIAELEASGVTIKDEVVQALQPVKQA, from the coding sequence ATGACAACCGGAATCAAGCTCGTCACCATCGGGGGCGGCAGCAGCTATACACCAGAATTGATGGAAGGGTTCATCAAGCGGTATGAAGAGTTACCAATCCGCGAGATTTGGCTCGTAGATATCGAGGCCGGGAAAGAAAAGCTCGACATCGTCGGACAGATGGCGCAGCGGATGTGGGACGCTTCACCTTATGACGTCAAAGTCCACTTGACACTCGACCGCCAAGAAGCGTTACAAGACGCCAACTTCGTCACGACCCAATTCCGTGTCGGTTTGCTCGACGCCCGAATCAAAGACGAACGGATTCCGCTCTCGTACGGTATGGTCGGGCAAGAGACGAACGGGGCCGGTGGCATCTTGAAGGCGTTCCGCACCATTCCTGTCATCCTTGATATCGTCGAAGACATGAAACAGCTCTGTCCGGACGCATGGCTCGTCAACTTCACGAATCCGAGCGGAATGGTGACCGATGCGGTCATCCGTTACGGCAAATGGGACAAAGTGATCGGACTGTGCAACGTGCCAGTCAATGCGATGATGGCAGAACCGGAACTGATCGGCAAGAAACCGGAAGAGTTGATTTACTCATTCGCCGGATTGAACCACTTCCACTGGCATCGCGTCCACGACGTGAGCGGACATGACGTGACACGCGACATCATCGACAAGATGTACGACGGCGATTCGGGGATTCCAGCCAACATTCATGACATGCCGTTCTTCCAAGAACAACTGCAACAGATGAACATGATCCCTTGCGGCTATCACCGATACTACTATCGTGCCGAAGAGATGCTCGCCCACATGCTTGAAGAATATCGCGACCCGGCCGTCGGCACGCGGGCCGAGCAAGTGAAACAGACGGAAGCGGAACTGTTCGAACTGTACAAAGACCCGAATCTCGACCATAAACCAGAACAACTGTCTAAACGCGGTGGCGCCCACTATTCGGATGCGGCGTGTGAGACGATCGCCTCGATTTACGCCAATAAGAACACGCACATCGTCGTCTCGACGAAGAACAACGGGGCCGTCCCGGACCTCGCCCCGGACGACGTCGTCGAAGTGTCGGCCTATATCGGTGCGACCGGCGCGAAACCAATCGCGTTCGGCGCGCTCGCCCCGGCCGAGAAAGGATGGCTCCAGGTTATGAAGAACATGGAGCTGTGCGTCGAAGAAGCGGCCGTGACCGGAGACTATGGACTCGCCCTCCAAGCGTTCATCATCAATCCGCTCATCCCGAGCGGCGAGACCGCGAAACGGGTGCTCGATGAACTGCTCATCACCCATAAAGCGTATTTGCCACAGTTCGCCGATAAAATCGCCGAACTCGAAGCCAGCGGCGTCACAATCAAAGACGAAGTCGTTCAAGCACTCCAACCTGTTAAACAAGCATAA
- a CDS encoding MurR/RpiR family transcriptional regulator: MLLTEKMKQDGFSPSERDVIDYLFAERERIHDQTMKQIAAATYTHPSILSRIAAKLEFTGWVELKEQFLEEIEYLNRHFSDIDANEPFAAGDQLMVVANKLAALKQMTIEDTLSLLDHEAYEQAVTMLSEARHIKIFSAIHNLSLCHDFKSKMNRIGKQVSLCEVDAEFEAANSDETTCALLISYTGESDYTLGLIPYLKKRCVPMLAMTSLGENAISSQADCALRLTTRERLYSKIGSFTSNDSIHCLLDLLYAGVFSKDYAANMAYKVHISKRFDHRKISSEVMQEEEHPFT, from the coding sequence ATGCTGTTGACTGAAAAAATGAAACAGGATGGATTCTCGCCGTCGGAACGAGACGTCATCGACTATTTATTCGCAGAGCGGGAGCGCATCCACGACCAAACGATGAAGCAAATCGCGGCGGCGACGTACACGCACCCGTCCATCCTCAGCCGAATCGCCGCAAAGTTAGAGTTCACCGGCTGGGTCGAGTTGAAGGAACAATTTTTGGAGGAAATCGAGTATTTGAACCGGCATTTCTCGGACATCGATGCCAACGAACCGTTTGCGGCCGGCGACCAGTTGATGGTCGTGGCGAACAAGCTGGCGGCGCTCAAACAGATGACGATTGAGGATACGCTGTCGTTGCTCGATCATGAGGCGTACGAACAGGCCGTGACGATGTTAAGTGAGGCGCGGCACATCAAAATCTTCTCTGCGATTCATAACTTGTCGCTTTGTCATGACTTCAAATCGAAGATGAATCGCATCGGCAAACAAGTCAGCTTGTGTGAAGTGGATGCCGAGTTCGAGGCGGCCAACTCCGATGAAACGACGTGTGCGCTCCTCATCTCGTATACAGGGGAGAGCGATTACACGCTTGGACTGATCCCTTATTTGAAAAAACGGTGCGTCCCGATGCTCGCAATGACGAGTCTCGGGGAGAATGCCATCTCGAGCCAGGCGGATTGTGCGCTTCGTTTGACGACACGGGAGCGCCTCTATTCCAAAATCGGCAGCTTCACATCGAACGATTCGATTCATTGCCTGCTCGACCTGCTGTATGCGGGTGTGTTCTCGAAAGACTATGCGGCGAACATGGCGTATAAAGTGCACATCTCCAAACGGTTCGATCATCGCAAGATTTCAAGTGAGGTCATGCAAGAAGAAGAGCATCCGTTCACGTGA
- a CDS encoding YfhO family protein: MKKGLLIAAALLVSTVAHSFFIYYQSQGGYIAGTNDGLSQMVPFKHFLYETFHKGNLVYAEDFGFGGGIITQLAYYYATSVVFWLTVAAVSLFDVLGLITPDLELWLQLTLVVSIIRLAVVLLLATYAYRLFHVRTFHAFVGAVLYGVSVMYIRHVTFWEFFADAFLWVPLLVIGLERIIRLGRADFFIVISALMLVNNFYFAYINLVFVFVYVVFRQFIHFPEDRLRRRQQWLLYSGSGVLALLLSAFAFIPATYGFLQNERPSLEHEIDLVRFDNILYDSRLFIIPAVFILFALYRPLYRQTAFRLFAAMSLLFTALHFSPHVGSFFNGFSAPQYRWEYLASFTIGGAAAVGLSHWRFERNAFLTAAIGTIVFYLLFGLFGNVTWPVGLVIFGLMLVTVASLWWKPLLAPYIILASCLIVFNGYTKLVLHDQAIVKTNESFVNSSDYDSAEQRELLALVQDDAAPLERLDWMVPLRNNTPIVQSFLGTSLYSSILNGNLLTLYWSDLEIDMGRESVSRYGTLGNRANLHHLLSSPYWMRHNNVASEAPYGFTLLAESDRYAVYESETRLPFVRTTTSTYRQDALKDASILTREQAMLTGVILEDGNEAPLPAQSLNFTMEATDAELEAETLRVTMDDGGIDLIPDVPATATGDLYVSFNIRKLEGDGFFIKLGGYRTTRKPEASIYRTDLTSMTLRTPMSERIPLRLPEGTYALENVTVEWEDYATLTNVLQETNQRPDIPVTWDGPDLDFTIEDAEPGTYAVLPVPFERGWRASVNGEARDVLPANYAFSAIQLDQGRNEVELTYRPPFFRITTAMTLLGLVLFISYLIYVRRKEHPFT; encoded by the coding sequence ATGAAAAAAGGATTGCTCATCGCTGCCGCTTTACTCGTGTCCACCGTCGCCCATTCCTTTTTCATCTATTATCAGTCGCAAGGTGGTTACATCGCTGGGACGAATGACGGATTATCGCAGATGGTCCCGTTCAAACATTTCCTGTACGAGACGTTCCATAAAGGAAACCTCGTCTATGCGGAAGACTTCGGCTTTGGCGGTGGAATCATCACGCAGCTCGCCTATTACTATGCGACGTCGGTCGTGTTTTGGCTCACGGTCGCTGCCGTCTCACTGTTCGACGTACTCGGACTCATCACGCCAGACCTCGAGCTGTGGTTACAGCTTACCCTCGTCGTCAGCATCATCCGTCTCGCCGTCGTCCTTTTGTTAGCGACATACGCGTATCGGCTGTTCCACGTCAGAACATTTCACGCCTTCGTGGGTGCCGTCCTATACGGGGTATCTGTCATGTATATTCGCCATGTGACGTTTTGGGAGTTTTTCGCAGACGCCTTTCTTTGGGTTCCGCTCCTCGTCATCGGGCTCGAGCGCATTATCCGGCTTGGGCGCGCCGACTTTTTCATCGTCATCAGCGCGCTCATGCTCGTCAACAACTTCTACTTTGCGTATATCAATTTGGTGTTCGTCTTTGTCTACGTCGTGTTCCGCCAGTTCATCCACTTCCCGGAAGACCGTCTCAGACGCCGGCAACAGTGGCTGCTATATAGTGGTTCTGGTGTGCTCGCATTGCTTCTTAGCGCTTTCGCATTCATTCCCGCGACGTATGGATTTCTGCAAAATGAGCGACCGTCTCTCGAGCACGAGATTGACCTGGTGCGATTCGATAACATTTTGTACGATAGCCGCCTGTTCATCATTCCGGCCGTCTTCATCCTGTTCGCGCTATATCGACCCCTCTATCGCCAGACGGCGTTTCGTCTCTTTGCGGCGATGAGTCTTTTATTCACAGCACTCCATTTCAGCCCACACGTCGGAAGTTTCTTCAACGGTTTCTCGGCCCCGCAATATCGCTGGGAATATCTTGCGAGCTTTACAATCGGTGGTGCGGCAGCTGTCGGTTTATCGCATTGGCGGTTTGAAAGAAATGCGTTCCTTACTGCCGCTATTGGCACAATTGTGTTCTATCTCCTGTTCGGTCTGTTCGGGAATGTGACATGGCCTGTCGGTCTCGTCATCTTTGGATTGATGCTCGTCACCGTGGCGTCGCTTTGGTGGAAACCCCTCCTCGCGCCATACATCATTCTCGCCTCGTGCCTCATCGTCTTTAACGGCTATACGAAACTCGTGCTTCACGATCAAGCCATCGTTAAGACGAACGAGTCATTCGTGAACAGTTCCGATTATGACAGCGCCGAACAACGTGAACTTCTTGCGCTTGTACAAGACGATGCCGCCCCGCTCGAACGACTCGATTGGATGGTCCCTTTGCGCAACAACACACCTATCGTCCAGTCGTTTCTCGGGACTAGCCTATACTCGAGCATATTGAACGGGAACCTGTTGACGCTCTATTGGAGCGACCTCGAAATTGATATGGGACGGGAGAGCGTAAGCCGATACGGCACGCTCGGCAATCGCGCCAACCTGCATCACTTATTATCGAGTCCGTACTGGATGCGCCATAACAACGTGGCGAGTGAAGCACCATACGGTTTTACCTTGCTCGCCGAGAGTGACCGATATGCTGTCTATGAAAGCGAGACACGCCTCCCGTTCGTCCGGACGACGACGTCCACATATCGTCAAGATGCTCTGAAAGACGCCTCGATCTTAACGCGCGAACAAGCGATGTTGACCGGTGTCATTTTAGAAGATGGCAACGAAGCACCATTACCGGCCCAATCGCTCAACTTTACGATGGAGGCTACCGACGCCGAACTTGAGGCTGAAACGCTCCGCGTCACAATGGACGACGGTGGCATCGACTTGATCCCTGACGTCCCCGCAACAGCGACCGGAGACTTGTATGTCTCATTCAATATCCGAAAGCTCGAAGGCGACGGGTTTTTTATCAAACTAGGTGGATACCGGACGACGCGTAAACCTGAGGCGTCGATTTACCGGACCGACCTCACATCGATGACGCTCCGCACACCGATGTCCGAGCGCATCCCGTTACGTCTTCCCGAAGGCACATATGCACTCGAAAACGTGACCGTCGAGTGGGAAGATTATGCGACGCTCACCAATGTGTTGCAAGAGACGAATCAGCGTCCTGATATCCCGGTCACTTGGGATGGCCCGGACCTCGACTTCACCATCGAGGACGCCGAGCCTGGAACGTATGCCGTTCTCCCTGTACCATTTGAACGCGGATGGCGCGCTTCCGTCAACGGAGAAGCCCGTGACGTCTTACCGGCCAATTATGCGTTCAGTGCAATCCAGCTCGATCAAGGACGAAACGAGGTCGAACTGACATATCGTCCGCCATTCTTTAGAATCACAACGGCGATGACATTGCTTGGTCTCGTCTTGTTCATCAGCTATCTGATATATGTACGTCGCAAAGAGCATCCGTTCACGTGA